The DNA segment TTGCCTTGAGGAGAGTTATGCGTCGGAATCATTCTCGTTCTATCCCCCGCCTATTTGCGGCGTTTTCTCATTCTATTCGCAAGGGTTATCGGCGTTCGTTTCTCAGAAGCCTGACGGCGCTAGTTCTATTATTCAGTTTTCTTATGGTTCCATCGCCGCAGCTCGCCCGTGATCTCGCCGTCTCTGTCTCGGCAGGTATCAGCACCGTCGCGGCCAAGACCATGAACCTTTATGCGCAGCTGTTCTCATCCTTTTTCACGGCTAATGCAGCCGTGGCGCACCCGGAGACCCTCGCCGACCGCCTCGCCTACGTCAGCCAGTTGCAGATCAATCCCCGCAAGTTCGTCGGCTACGTCGGCCAGCAGGTCGCTTTCCGCGCGTTGCCGCTCAACGCTAGCGGCGAAACGATTCAAGGCGTGCGCTTCGACTGGGAATCTTCCGACACCGACAAGGTGCAGATTGATGATGCCGGTTACGCCCACCTCTTGCACCCCGGGCTCGTGCGCCTGACCTGCCATGCCGGCAACGTCTCGGCTAGCGCCCCGCTGTTGGTGCGACCCGGCAGCCGTCCGCGGCAAACCGATCTGGAGTGGCGTCTCGACCAGAACGCCCTGAGACCCGACGGGACGGACACGATTGGCCAAAGCAATTCGAGCGGCGAAGGTGTCGTCGCGGCGCTGCTTGATCATCTCGCGCCGACGGCAGAGGCACAGGTTATGGGCGGCGGCGGCAGTAGCGGCGATCTCATCCACGATGAACTGTGGAGTGACGTGCGCAATCTCGTCGGCCACCCACGCAACCGCGCTGCCGAAAGCACACGCATTGGCACGGTGCTGCCGGAAGGCTCCAACTTCAATTTCGCGGCACCAATCATTAGCCTCGGCGGGCGCGGCATCGGTGCGAATCTGGCGCTCTATTACAACAGCCGCGTCTGGTCACGGCGCGGCAACAGCGTCGCCTTTGATGCCATCGGCGGCTGGCCAGCGCCGGGTTTCTCGCTCGGCTTCGGGCGTATCGTAACGTATGAAATCTCAGCCGGTCTCAACCCCACCTGCAAATACATGCTGATAGACCCGGACGGCACGCGCCATTACCTCGGCAGCGGCTCGTGGGCCGGCAGTGGCTATGCGCTGGGCGGGCCCTTCGAGACCAACGACGGCAGCCACATCGTCTATACCGGCAATGGCAGCCACGGTGGCGACCTGCATTACCCGGATGGCACGACCGCATCCTTCACGATGGTCAACAACTGCCTGCTGCCGACCTCGATCAGCGACACCAACGGCAACTATGTGCAGATCGCCTACAAGCCCGAATGCTTTCAGGTGGGGACGGAAGAGTACTGTGACGTGTTTGCGCCGATGGCGATTGATTATATTACCGACACGATGGGGCGGGTGATCCAGTTCAACTACGACAGCAACTACCGCCTGACTTCGATCACCGCGCCGGGATTCGGCGGCAGCGCCCAGCAGCCGGTGACGCAGACCGTCGTGCAGTTCGATTACCAGACCGTGACCACCGGCGGCACGTTCAGCGGCTTGACGGTCGAGCACGGCACCGGCGGCAGCATCACGACGCTGAAGCATATCTACTTCCCGGCGACCGGCACTGGCTACATTCCGAGCTATTCAATCTATGGCCAGATCATCAGTATCTCAGGGCGGCGGCAGATGAGCATCGGCTGGCCGAACACGATTCAGGACGGCGTCGAGAGCAATAACGTGTCGTTCAACTACCCGACCTCAGGGCCGCTAACGGACGCGCCGGCCTTCACGCTGCGCACCGAGACGGCGGTGAGCGCGCCGACCTCGACCTACTGGTACAGCCGCTGGGAAGGCCAGGGCTACACGGTCTTCATCGTCCTGCAGCCCGACGGCACCTACTATACGATGGGGCGCTACGACCCGGCGACCGCCGGCTATGGCGGGCTGTTGTATTACGTGCAGCCGCAGCGCACAAACGGCACGCCGATGCACTCGACCTTTTACAGCTACGCCAACGATGGGGGCGGCGAGCCGCAGGTAGTTTATGTAAACGACAGCGACGAGACCGGCGCCGGCACGCTCGTCGGCTTCGCCTATGACCAGTACGGCAACGTCACGAACAAGTACGACTATGGCTATCAGGTGAACGGTCAATGGCTGGTGCGCCGACGCACCCGCAATATCTACAAGACGGACAGCAGCTACGTGAATGCCTACATGCGCGGCCTGGTGATTGAAAACGATATTTACGACTCAATGGTTAATGACAGTGTGCCGGTGGCGAAGACCACCTATACGTATGACGATTATCAGGCGATGGGCGGCATGGAGGATTACCGCGATCCGGACACCGGACAACTGCCGCCGAATCCACCCGGCCATCTGAGCTGGTATAACACGGCTCTTACAGTGCGCGGCAATGTCACCGGCATGACACAGTGGTATGACATCGCCAACAATCTCTCCTACACGCACCTGCGCAAGATCGACGTGTATGGCAACATCGTCAAAGAACAACTGTCGTGCTGTAACGAGCAGACACAAATGGCCAGCCAGACTTATAACTGGGCCGTTGCCGAGCAGGTGACGAAAGGCAGCACTAGCGGAGCCCAGTTAACTTACAGCAAGCAGTATGACTTCAACACCATGGCAGTAAAATCTGCTACAGACCCGAACCAGCAGACGACGGTGAACGCCTATGACGGGGTGTTGCGCGCGACCTCGGTGAGCGCACCGGGCGGCAAGATTGCTTCAGCCGGCTACAACGACAGCGGGCTTTCAGTAACCAGCACGGTTACGTATGACGACGGCGGGACGCAGAAGACGATTACCACGACGACCGACTACGACGGCTGGGGACGGGTGATCCACGAGACCAACATTCACGGCGGACAGGTGAACACCACCTACGACAATATGGGGCGGGTAGCGAGCGTCAGCAACCCGTTCGCCATCGGCGGGTCACCTTCGTACTGGACGAATTACAGCTACGACGCGCTCGGGCGGCAGACGACTGTTACATCGCCTGACAATCAGATGGTGCAAAATACCTTCAGTGGCAACAGCGTCATGGTCATAGACCAGGTGAACCGCAAAATCCAGCGCATCAGCGACGGGCTTGGCCGGCTGGTAACGATCAATGAACAGGACGCGGCGGGCAACGTGACGCAGGCGACCAACTATACTTATGACATCCTCAACAACCTGACGCAGGTCAATCAAGGTAATCAACTGCGCAGTTACAAGTATGACGCCCTGTCAAGGCTGACGGCTGAAAAGATCCCCGAACAGGGCGATCCGACGCAGGCCAACCAGTGGACGACCACTTACACATATACAGATTTTGATCAGGTGGCGACGAGGACGGATGCGCGCGGCGTGGTGACCTCTTATGCCTATGACACACTCAATCGCTTGACACAGATGAGTTATAACACGGTCAGCGGGGTGATGACCGCGCCGACCGTGACCTACAACTACGACAGCTACAATGGGACGACGGCCAATGGCAAGTTGGTCCGCGTGGCGGTCGGCACGGATTATGAAGAACGTTACACCTTCGACAGCAAGTTTCGTATCGCCAGCACAGTCCGGACTATTGGTACGCGCAGCTATACGAGCGGTTATAGCTATAATGGGGCGGACCAGATGACCCAAGCGACCTATCCATCACTGCGCCAACTGGGCTTCAGTTATGATAATGTCGGGCGCTTGAGCAGTATGAGTTATATGAACAATGTAACTTATGACATTGCCGGGCATGTTAACGGGGACACACTCGGCAACGGCGTGACCGAGCAATTCGGCTACGATCCGGCCACCATGCAGATGACCTCGCAGAATGCCGGCACCGTTTCGCCTTTCACCAACCGTGTGAATCTGAGCTACATATACAATGCGACCACCGGCGGCCAATTTGGCGTGAGCACCTCAACAGGCAATGCGGATCAGATGGTGAGCGCGTCAGGAACGATCAACGGCACTACGGAGAGCGCCAGCTACACTTATGACAATTACGGCAGATTAGTGACCAGCAATCAGACGAGCAACGGGCAGACGGCGCAGCGGCGCTTTGCCTACGACCGCTGGAACAACCGCACAGGAGTCTGGGATGCGGTGAGCGGCGGTACGCAGATTCAAAGCGTCAGCGTGCAAACGGCGAGCTTTCCAGGAACCGGCAGCGCTCCCACAAACCGTGTCAGCGCCGTCAACGGCACGAGCTATTTGTATGATCCCAGCGGCAATGTCACCTACGATGGGGCACACAACTATATGTATGACAGCGAGAACCGGCTGGTGAGTGTGGATGGCGGCGCGACGGCGAGCTACGCCTACGACCATCAGAACCGGCGGTACAAGAAGGTGGCGGGCGGCAGCGTGACGCATTACGTGTGGCAAGGCGGGCAGGTACTGGCCGAGCACAATGGCAGCACGGGGGCGGTGCTGGTGGATTACATCTATAATGGCAGCCAGATGATTGCAAAGGTGGTGAGCGGCGCAACAAGCTATTTTCTAAGTGACCGCTTGAGCGCGCGGCTGACCCTGGATGCGAGCGGCAATGTTGTTGGCCGGCAGGGGCATCTGCCGTTTGGCGAGGACTTCGCCGAAAGTGGGAGCCAATCAAAAATACATTTGACGACCTATGAGAGGGATGGAGAGAAGGGGACCGACTATGCGACGAATAGGCACTACAGCTTCGCTGACAGTAAGTTTATGACTCCCGACCCCTATAGGGGAAGCGGCCAAACCAGCTCGCCGCAAAGTTGGAATAGGTACGCCTATGTTTTGAATGATCCGATTAACAGCACGGACCCCACTGGCTTAACTCGCTGCGCGATTGGCCTGCACAACAACGGCGACGTAATACAGGGCTTCTACCGGAACGAGTCATTGGGTAGGGTCACAGGGCCAGTCACGACTAGCGAGTTTTACGGATATCTCCTCGAGGTCGTTTTTACTTGGCAGGAAACTCCTGTTTCAGGACAAGGAGTGATTCTGGTCTATTATCAGGTTCAGTTTCATTTCGAAAAAAACCTAACGTACTTCCACAAACGTAAGGGAGGTAAACGCGAATTTGATGATCAGACGGGGGACATTCCCAATTATGGAGTTTTCTTGCAAGCAGTCTTAATTCCTGGGGTCGGAGAAGCCGTAGCCCTTCTTTACTTGCCATCGGTCGTAGCCCGCAAGTACCCCGATAATCCCCGGTTCAGGCTCGGCTATGATGCGTTCCACCCTGTAAGTTTTGAACGCTTCAAGTATACTTTTACAGGATATGACGAACTTCACAGAGAGCGATGTCGTGCGTCAATTGACCTGGTTTTTAACTACGGCATCGTTTCTCCGGATGGGTCCTGGGATTATCGTACCACGGGGCTGCCATAGCAATGAAGACTACGTCAGGCCAATCCGTACGAGTTTACGTTGTGCTGCTCACGATTTCGTTAGGAGGGCTATCTATGCCAGGCCGCACTCCCCAGTCGCAAACCGATAGTGCAATGAAGAAATTATGGTCATTGAATGAGAAAGAGAGGGGGGAGGGGATGGATGAGCTTCTGCGACTGGGACCCGGTAGCATCGAGAAGCTGACATCCCTGCTCGCGGAGTTAATACATGACCAGCGCCCGAGATTTTCGCCAGGCAAGGAGCAGGAAGGACAGCGGGCGCTGGATGAGTACCTTCGCTCGGTGCGCACGTTTTATAAGGAAGGCACCGATTATGCCGACACTAAACCCGCAAAAGACCGCCTGAATGCCCTTACAATCAACTCCAGATTGATGACCGATGTCATCCATCTTCTGGCGAAATTAAAGGCGGAACAGGCGGTCCCTCTCTTGATGGAGATGGTGAATAGGCACTGGGAAATCACTCACTCGGGCTTTATTTTCCAGACTCCGGAAACAATCGCATTAGAGCAGATTGGAGCAGCATCCGTACCGCAGCTAGTTAAGAACCTTGACGAAGACACAATTCGCAGTTTTGGATTTGAGCCACTGGTTTACGGCTGGCGCGTTGTGGTAGAGGATGAGGACGAGGATGAGCCTGATCCTGATGATGAACTCGACCGTCAAACTCATATCGGCAATGTTAGGCTCCGGGTAGCAGCGATTTTGGGCGACATTGGTGACACTCGGGCACTGCCTTACCTCGAAAGGTTACTGTCGGAAACCAGGTCCCATCCCGAGTCTCCTATGTTTGGAATCGCAGGCTCCCTGTCCGGCACAATTGAGTTTGCTATTGCCAGGATAAAAAAGACGGGGCCATGGAGTGCTGAAAAAAATGCGATAACTCCAGGAACCATCAGGCCCGTGCCAAAACCTTGATTGGGTACTTCTGCCATCGCCGCGTCCTACCGTCGTGGGCCTAATTCGGTAGAAGAAGTTCTCTTTGAAGTAAGCCAAATCTTCCTCAGCAACCTCCTCCAATAAGACAACAGATCGGCTCTGATTACCTGCGCGAGCTCATTGAGCATGATCCGCGTTGTACGCTCAAGCAACTTTGCGACTGGGCATACAGGGAGCGCGGCTTTACGCTAAGCCTGACGGAGATGTGCCGGCTGGTGAAGAGCTATGGTCTGAAGCGTAGGCGTAGCCACCAACTGTCTGTGAGCCGAAATCAATCAAAAGTGCTGACACTGCCATTTGCCGCGTTTTTTCCCTTGACTGCTTTTTATGCTGTGGTACTATGAGGCCGCCGTAGCATAAGGGTCTGGCAACGGCGCTTCTTTCATAGGAAATATTCGGTTCTTCTATCCACTCTTATGGGTGAGATAGACGTGTATTCAAAAAGGTCGAAAGGCCCGATCATTCGGGTGCAAGGGACGACCTCGTGCGTTCGAGTAACGAAACGACGGTTCGTGATTCCATCTGACGCCCCATCCTCACAGGTTTGACATTCCAAATTAAGAGAGAAAGTTTTACTTGCCATAAGTAAAATACGGCGGTCTTGCGCCCATCTCTTTTGTCCTGAATGGAGAGTTGATCTATGTTACTGCGTCTGTCCTCCAGGGGGCTGATTTTCATCATCTTGAGCAGCCTGACCTATTGCGCCTTATCGCTTCGCATGCAGAGCTTTGCCGTGACGGATAATTCCTTGTCACTCAATGGCTCGGGTGCCTACATGAGTGTGCCTAACAGCAGCAGCCTTAACATTACGGGCAACATTACCGTAGAGGCATGGGTTAAGACAAACTCCACCTCCCAGCAAGGCATCGTCGAGCGTTACAAAACCGGCGCGGGCAATGATGGCGGGTACATTATCAGGCTGTCCGGGGGCTATCTTCAATTCTTCACTCTCATTCACGGAAGTTCCTTTGACTATATCCAGAGTAGTGTCACGATCAGCACAGGGTCCTGGCACCACGTGGCGGGCATCTTCGACGGCACCCAGATGCGAGTCTATGTTGATGGGGTTCAGCGTGGCTCAAAATCTTCAACCTTTGCTCCTGGTACTGGTACTAACAGCCTGAAGATCGGCGCGCGCGGCGATGATGGCAGCAACACCTTCAGCGGTCTAATCGATGAAGTCAGGATTACGGCCGGTGTAGTCTATACCTCCGACTTCACCCCGCAACGCAATCTCGCTGCCCTCACGGAAACCAGGGGCTTATGGAAATTCGACGGACAGACGACCGCGGACTCGTCCGGGAATAACAACAATGGCTCCCTGGTCAACAGCCCGACCTACTCCACCGATGTTCCCAACCTACACCCGACTGTATCGCTAACCAGCCCGGCCAATAACGCGACATTTTTTGCGCCGGCTAACATCACGCTGACGGCAAACGCCAGCGATAGCGATGGGACGATCAGCAAAGTCGAGTTCTTCCAGGGGAGCACGAAGCTAGGTGAGGATACCTCCAGTCCCTACAGCATCGTTTGGAGCAATGCGCCGACAGGAACTTATACTCTGACAGCCATAGCCACAGATGATGCGGGCTCGACAACCACTTCCGATGCGGTGAGTATCAATGTGCTTGTAGCCGCCGGGACCATTGCCGGTACGGTGACCGCCGCCGGCGGGTCAACGGCAATCGCCTCTGCAACGATCAAGATTATTCAAGGCGCTTCTGTGATCGCCACCACGACGAGCAATAGCGCCGGCAACTACTCGGTCACCAACCTCGATGCCGGCACCTATAGTGTGGAAGCTTCAGCGGCGGGATATGAAACCAGCACGCAAGCGAATATCTCGGTGACTCTGGGGGCGACTTCGACAGTCAACTTCAGCATGGCAGTCCCCATCACTTACGTGTATGACGATCTCGGCAGGCTGGTTTCCGTCATCGATCAGAGCGGCAACGCCGCGACCTACAATTACGACGCGGTCGGCAACCTGCTGTCGATCTCGCGCCAGGCCGCCGCGCAGATTTCGCTCATCCGCTTTACGCCGGGCGCCGGGCCGGTCGGAACCGCAGTCACCATTTACGGAACGGGGTTCAGCGCGACGGCCAGTCAGAACACGGTGACCTTCAACGGCACCACGGCCACCGTGACTGCATCGAGCCCGTCATTGATTGTCACGGCGGTGCCGGCGGGAGCGACCACCGGCACGATAACCGTGACTTCACCGGCAGGGACGATCACCAGCAGCACCGCGTTCACCGTCACGTCTGCCTCGCCGGGCGCGCCGACCATCACCAGTTTCACGCCGACCATCGGGACGCCCGGCACCGCGGTAAGCATCTCCGGTACGAACTTCGACGCGACGCCCGCAAACAACCGCTCGACGTTCAACGTCGTCAACTCGACGATCAGCGCGGCGACGACGACGAGTCTGACGACCAGTGTGCCGCAAGCTGGATCGGGGCACATCTCAGTTTCAACTGCCTATGGCAAAGCGGTGAGCGGTGCGGACTTTTACATCCCGCCGTCGCCCTACACAGCGGCCAATGTTGAGTTCACGGGCCGCATGTCGGTTGGTACCAGCGGCACCGCCACGATCAATACAGCTAACAAGATCGGCCTGATGCTGTTCGACGGCACGATCAACCAGCACGTCAGCCTCTACGTGAGCAGCGGCATTACCAGCAGCCTTTTTATTTACAGCCCTGACGGAACCCTGCTGGCTTCTGCTGACAACGCCGGGGGCGGCTACGTGCTAGACCCCGTGACTCTACCGGCGACCGGGACCTATACGATCTTGATCAATGCTGGCGGGCGGACAGGAAGTCTGACTTTGGCGCTTTATGACGCCCCGGATGTGACCGGGACAATCACGCCCGGCGGGGCCTCGGTCACCAAGGCTACGACGGTCCCGGGTCAGAATATCCGGCTGACGTTCAGCGGCACTGCCGGTCATAAAGTCAGCCTGCAAATATCGAGCATTACATTCGCCCAGGTCGGTGGCGTGTCGATCATCAACCCGAACGGCATCGTGTTGTTTTCGACTTCGTTGCCGCCGAGCTCGCAGTTTGTTGACGCGCAGACATTGCCGGTGACCGGGACTTACACGATTCTGCTTGATCCTTATCAGGCCAACACCGGCAGCGCCACTTGCACGCTCTACGATGCCACGGACGTGACCGGCTCTATTTCTGTCGGCGGCTCCTCGGTCAATGTGACAATCGCGGTGCCGGGGCAAAGCGCCAGATACAGCTTCAGCGGCACGACGGGGCAGAAAGTCAGTCTGCTGATCAGTAACCGCATGATCAACACCAATACGGTGGCATCGGTTTTGAAGCCGGATGGCACGGCGCTGGCAACTATGACGGTCTCCTCCAGCGTCGCCTTCCTTGACACGATGACGCTGCCGGTCAACGGCACGTACACCGCCGTCGTCGACCCGCTGGGCACAGGCACAGGCACCCTCACACTGGCGCTTTACGACGCTTCCGACATTACCGGGACAATCACGCCGGGCGGGTCAGCGGTGACCGTCTCCGCCGGCAACCCCGGACAGAACGCCCGCCTCACCTTCAGCGGCACTGCCGCACAGCGGCTGAGCCTCAACATCAGCAGCGTGACGATTGGCAGCACGACCTCTGTAAGCCTGCTGAAGCCGGACGGCACGACGCTCACCTCCGTTACTGCCAACAGCAGCGCCGGAGGATGGATCGATGCTACCAGCCTGCCGGTGACCGGCACCTACACGATTCTCGTTGACCCCTTTGACCTCTATACGGGGAACATGACCTTGACGCTGTATGACGTGCCGGCTGATGTGAGCGGGACGATAACGGTCGGAGGCTCATCGGTGTCGGTCACGGCCACGACGCCGGGGCAGAATGCGCAGCTCACGTTCAGCGGCACGTCGGGCCAGCAGGTCACGGTCTCGCTGACGAGCAACACGCTTGGGAATCTGCCGGTCACCCTGTTCAAGCCTGACGGCACCATACTGACTTCAACGTCGTCAGGCAGCAGCAGCTTCAGCCTGGCAACCCAGACATTGCCGACGACGGGGACCTACACCATCCTCATCGATCCCAGGAATGCCAATACCGGCAGCGTCAGCGTCACGGTAACCAGCCCTTGAAGTGGGGGTGCGTACAGAAATCGCTTACACGCGAAGGGGTTTGTCCAACAAGAGCAGATAAGGAATTGAAGAGGCTGAAATGAGAAAGCGGTTCAACATTAGCGTCGTTGCGAGTCTGTGCATCAGTTTGATGGCCAGCCTGTGGCCGGCTTCTGCTGCTGAAATCAAACCGAGAAGTAACCTCGGAAGCCACCCTTCCACGATCAAAGAAGCCGGCGCAAGAAAGCTGGTGCCTACAGCCTACAGCAGAGCGAGCGGGCGTGAGAGAGCCGGCAAGCCGCAGTCATCGCCGGAAGGCCGGACGCAGACGCTGTTGCCTGATGGCCGCCTGTTGATCATCGGTGGAGAAGGGATTGATGGCCCGCTGGCATCAGCAGAAATCAAAGACCCGCGCGCCAATGAAGCTATTCCTCTTTCAGCACCGCTGCAATTCGCGCGCGCCTGGCATTCGGCAACGATGCTCCCGGACGGCAAGGTTTTTATCAGCGGCGGGGTCGGCACAGATGGCAAGCTAGTAGAGACGGTTGAGCTCTTCGACCCGACGACACAACGGTTTGATCTTTTACCTGCGACGAGCTTGATTGCGCGGGCGCATCACACGGCCACCCTGTTGACCGATGGGCGGGTGCTCATCGCCGGCGGCCTGTCTAAGAACGGTAAAGCAACTAACAAGCTTGAATTATGGGACTCGCAAACCGGGTCGGTTGAAACCTTGTCCGCGAAGCTCCTGAATGCACGCTATGGCCACACCGCGAGGCTGCTGGCCGATGGCAACGCCCTGCTATGGAGCGGCTTCAACAGTGCTGGCACGCCGCTGCAAAATGGCGAGCTATTCATGGCCGGCGACAGAGCCAAAGGCGTCACGGCGAACCGGGCCGCGAGTCATGCGGCGCGCATTGTCGCCGTTGATGCGCTGCCGGAATCTTCTAGCAATGACACGCCGCGCCTCGCCGCCTCATTGCCTGAGAATGGCGCTGCGGATGTGGCGCTCGATACGCGCATCGCTTTGCGCTTCTCGAAAGCACTACGAGTCGAGACCGTGAACGCCACTACGGTCACCCTTTCATCGCCGAGCGGCGCGGTCTCTGCGAAGATCATCCCGGCAGAAGGCGGGATGCTTGCCTTTGTGACTCCTGAAGCGCCGCTGCTGCCGGCCACGCTTTACACCCTGTCGATCAACGGCGCTACCGACAGCGCCGGCTCGCCGATCCAGCCCGTGTCCATACAGTTCGCCGCGGCGGCAGAGGAGAGGCCGCGCGATCACGTCTGGGTTCCGGGGGAAGCGGCTTTAAATGGCGATTGGACCAGCCACTACCCGCGTTCCAGTTGGCAAGACCTGCCGGCGTTTCAAGCGCCCACCGGGACCGGCATCACCGCGCTGTCGGGCCAGGTGCTGCGACTGGATGGCTGGCCGCTTGAGAAGGTGATCCTGCGGCTCGGCAACCAGACGACGACGACCGATCACACGGGGCGATTTATCCTGACGGGCGTGGCCGCCGGACGCGGCACGCTGATCGTCGACTGCCGCCCGGCCAGCACGCCTAAGGAGACCTATGGCTTCTTCATGATCGCCGTCGACGTGCCCAAGAGCGGCGTCACGAACGTCCTGCCCTATACGATCTGGATGCCGGCGCTCGACACCAAGCACGCGATTCACGTCCCGTCGCCGATTAAGAAAGAACTGGTCGCCGCCACGCCGCTGCTGCCGGGGCTTGAAGTACATATCCCGCCGAAGACGGTGCTGCGCGATGTCGACGGGCAGGTGGCGAGCTCGTTCACAATCACCCCGATTCCTCTGGATCGCGGCCCCTTCCCCGGGCCCGTAGGTGTGAAGTTCCCGATGTTCTTCACCCTGCAACTGGGCGGCACGACGGTCAGGGCCGAGGATGGCACGCTCAGTTCGGGGATGCGGCTGGTCTTTCCGAATTATGGCAAAGTGCCGGCGGGCACGCGCATTGACTTCTGGGGCTACGCGGCAGACGGAGTTGGCTGGTACACCTATGGCAAGGGCACGGTGAGCGCCGACGGCAAGCAGATCGTGCCCGACGCGGGGGTGACGATTCACCTGTTCACCTGCGCTTCAATCGGCGACCCGAATGAGCCGGATGGCCCGGTGCCAGGAGGTTCCCCTCTGGACGGTGATCCGGTTGACTTAGGTAGTGGGCTTTTTGTCTATACCCAGACTGACCTCGTATTGCCGGACATCATTCCCATCTCACTGACCCGTGTGTATCGTCCGAATGATCCGAAGTGGCGACCGTTCGGCAGCGGCACCCGCCACCCTTACGAGATGTTCCTGGTCGGTGACCAGACTAGCTATAGCTATGCGCAAGTCATCTTGCCGGATGGCGGCAAGGTCCGCTTCGACCGGGTATCTGCTGGGAGTGGCCCCGACGGTGCCATTATGGAGGCAACAACCACGCCCACAGCGTTTTATAAAGCTCTACTGACCTTCTATGGCGGGGCGCTGCCGCACTGGGACATCAAGCTGAGAGATGGCTCCGTCTACCGCTTCACCGCGGATGGCAGAGAGGTATCGCCGCTTGAGGCAATTATCGACCGCAATGGCAATAAGCTGTCGGTTGTGCGCATCAACGACTTCAACGGCATCTTACAGGGCCACAGGGTCAGCAGATTGGTAACACCTAATGGCCGGTGGGTAGAGTTCACATACGACGCCAATTACCACATCACACAAGCCAAAGACAATATCGGCAGGACGGTCAGCTATACGTATGATGCAAACGGCAGGTTAACACAGGTGACCAATGCCAACGGCGGTGTGACGCAATACACCTATGACGGCGCAAACCGAATATTAACTATCCGGGACGCACGAGGGACGCTCTATCTCACCAATGAATACGACACAAACGGAAGGGTAAGCAAGCAGACGCAGGCGGACGGCACAACGTACCAGTTCGCCTACACACTTGATGCCAA comes from the Blastocatellia bacterium genome and includes:
- a CDS encoding LamG-like jellyroll fold domain-containing protein, yielding MLLRLSSRGLIFIILSSLTYCALSLRMQSFAVTDNSLSLNGSGAYMSVPNSSSLNITGNITVEAWVKTNSTSQQGIVERYKTGAGNDGGYIIRLSGGYLQFFTLIHGSSFDYIQSSVTISTGSWHHVAGIFDGTQMRVYVDGVQRGSKSSTFAPGTGTNSLKIGARGDDGSNTFSGLIDEVRITAGVVYTSDFTPQRNLAALTETRGLWKFDGQTTADSSGNNNNGSLVNSPTYSTDVPNLHPTVSLTSPANNATFFAPANITLTANASDSDGTISKVEFFQGSTKLGEDTSSPYSIVWSNAPTGTYTLTAIATDDAGSTTTSDAVSINVLVAAGTIAGTVTAAGGSTAIASATIKIIQGASVIATTTSNSAGNYSVTNLDAGTYSVEASAAGYETSTQANISVTLGATSTVNFSMAVPITYVYDDLGRLVSVIDQSGNAATYNYDAVGNLLSISRQAAAQISLIRFTPGAGPVGTAVTIYGTGFSATASQNTVTFNGTTATVTASSPSLIVTAVPAGATTGTITVTSPAGTITSSTAFTVTSASPGAPTITSFTPTIGTPGTAVSISGTNFDATPANNRSTFNVVNSTISAATTTSLTTSVPQAGSGHISVSTAYGKAVSGADFYIPPSPYTAANVEFTGRMSVGTSGTATINTANKIGLMLFDGTINQHVSLYVSSGITSSLFIYSPDGTLLASADNAGGGYVLDPVTLPATGTYTILINAGGRTGSLTLALYDAPDVTGTITPGGASVTKATTVPGQNIRLTFSGTAGHKVSLQISSITFAQVGGVSIINPNGIVLFSTSLPPSSQFVDAQTLPVTGTYTILLDPYQANTGSATCTLYDATDVTGSISVGGSSVNVTIAVPGQSARYSFSGTTGQKVSLLISNRMINTNTVASVLKPDGTALATMTVSSSVAFLDTMTLPVNGTYTAVVDPLGTGTGTLTLALYDASDITGTITPGGSAVTVSAGNPGQNARLTFSGTAAQRLSLNISSVTIGSTTSVSLLKPDGTTLTSVTANSSAGGWIDATSLPVTGTYTILVDPFDLYTGNMTLTLYDVPADVSGTITVGGSSVSVTATTPGQNAQLTFSGTSGQQVTVSLTSNTLGNLPVTLFKPDGTILTSTSSGSSSFSLATQTLPTTGTYTILIDPRNANTGSVSVTVTSP